A genomic window from Sanguibacter antarcticus includes:
- a CDS encoding 2'-5' RNA ligase family protein has protein sequence MNVPDRRGDQRRVGIAIEVPPPFGPELQAARQRFGDPLAALIPPHITLLGPTVVEQENLDSVYAHLAEIAASSRSFVVHLRSSATFRPVSPVVFVQLAQGIVECEALERAVRSGPLEQPLRFNYHPHVTVAHEVPDTALDVAFDEMADFEATFEVHAISLYEHGDDDVWRPVRDFPLG, from the coding sequence GTGAACGTCCCCGACCGTCGAGGCGACCAGCGCCGCGTGGGCATCGCTATCGAGGTGCCACCACCGTTCGGTCCGGAGCTTCAGGCTGCGCGCCAACGGTTCGGCGATCCCTTGGCTGCTCTCATCCCGCCGCACATCACGCTCCTCGGGCCGACGGTCGTCGAGCAGGAAAACCTCGACTCCGTCTACGCGCACCTTGCCGAGATCGCAGCGTCGTCACGGTCCTTCGTCGTCCACCTGCGGAGCTCGGCGACGTTCCGTCCGGTCTCGCCTGTCGTCTTCGTCCAGCTGGCGCAAGGGATCGTCGAGTGCGAGGCCCTCGAGCGTGCGGTTCGCTCGGGCCCGCTCGAACAGCCGTTGCGCTTCAACTACCACCCTCATGTGACCGTCGCTCACGAGGTGCCTGACACTGCTCTCGACGTGGCGTTCGACGAGATGGCCGACTTCGAGGCGACCTTCGAGGTGCATGCCATCTCCCTGTACGAGCACGGTGACGACGACGTGTGGCGTCCTGTGCGGGACTTCCCGCTCGGCTGA
- a CDS encoding S1C family serine protease: MHENAPEGLVPGHGPVPPPPGDDAAVPVAAPSSQEAQLPEPDGYLPDADAFVLPWQPLPRPAREPVRGLGPGLVVVLLVGALVVGALGGVLAPVALDAVAGRPDDASLPTVVPSDDLTRPDGSIADIAATVAPSVVSIQVSGADGQGTGSGFVLREDGYILTNNHVIAGAVPDGRIRVTFADGTEDDATLVGRTADYDLAVLRVEREGLVPLVLGDSDGVVVGDPVIAIGAPLGLDGTVTSGIISALNRPVSAGDVTDTAFINALQTDAAINPGNSGGPLVNGAGEVIGINSAIAQPPGQLSASGSIGLGFAIGSNQARRTAEELIETGVASYPIIGVLLDSTYDGEGVRVSEDDQAGQAAVTPGGPADGAGVESGDVIVSIDGRPVTQPDELIVAIRAKAPGDTVVLRVRSGGDDRDVSIVLDSATSS; this comes from the coding sequence GTGCATGAGAACGCCCCCGAGGGCTTGGTCCCCGGGCACGGTCCTGTTCCCCCGCCTCCTGGTGACGACGCTGCTGTCCCGGTCGCCGCCCCGTCCAGCCAGGAGGCTCAGCTGCCGGAGCCAGACGGGTACCTCCCGGACGCCGACGCGTTCGTGCTTCCGTGGCAGCCGCTGCCCCGTCCTGCTCGGGAACCTGTGCGTGGGCTGGGGCCAGGTCTCGTGGTGGTCCTCCTCGTGGGAGCTCTCGTGGTCGGAGCGCTCGGCGGCGTGCTCGCACCCGTGGCGCTGGACGCGGTGGCGGGTCGTCCGGACGACGCGAGCCTTCCGACGGTCGTGCCGTCGGACGACCTCACCCGGCCGGACGGCTCGATCGCCGACATCGCGGCCACGGTCGCTCCGAGCGTCGTGTCGATCCAGGTCTCTGGTGCGGACGGTCAAGGAACAGGTTCCGGCTTCGTCCTGCGGGAGGACGGGTACATCCTCACGAACAACCACGTCATCGCCGGCGCGGTGCCCGACGGCCGGATCCGGGTGACGTTCGCCGACGGCACCGAAGACGACGCGACGCTCGTGGGGCGCACGGCGGACTACGACCTGGCGGTGCTGCGGGTCGAGCGCGAGGGCCTGGTCCCGCTGGTCCTGGGAGACTCCGACGGTGTCGTGGTCGGCGATCCTGTCATCGCGATCGGGGCACCCCTCGGGCTCGACGGGACCGTGACGTCCGGGATCATCAGCGCGCTCAACCGGCCTGTCTCGGCGGGGGACGTGACGGACACGGCCTTCATCAACGCGCTCCAGACCGATGCAGCGATCAACCCCGGCAACTCTGGTGGCCCGCTCGTCAACGGGGCCGGCGAGGTCATCGGCATCAACTCGGCGATCGCCCAGCCGCCAGGACAGCTCTCAGCGTCCGGGAGCATCGGGCTCGGTTTCGCCATCGGGTCCAACCAGGCACGCCGCACGGCGGAGGAGCTGATCGAGACGGGCGTCGCGAGCTACCCGATCATCGGCGTCCTCCTCGACTCGACGTACGACGGCGAAGGCGTCCGCGTGTCTGAGGACGACCAGGCAGGCCAGGCTGCGGTCACCCCCGGCGGGCCTGCTGACGGGGCCGGGGTCGAGTCGGGTGATGTGATCGTGTCGATCGACGGACGTCCTGTGACACAACCGGACGAGCTCATCGTCGCGATCCGTGCCAAGGCCCCCGGTGACACGGTCGTCCTGCGCGTACGCTCAGGGGGCGATGACCGTGACGTCTCGATCGTCCTCGACAGTGCGACGAGCAGCTAG
- the sigE gene encoding RNA polymerase sigma factor SigE, whose product MRDSDHPASSLSPEPVRAAAPEAGAPAWEAPSWESIVQDHSARVYRLAYRLTGNQHDAEDLTQDVFVRVFRSLKGYTPGTFEGWLHRITTNLFLDQVRRKQRIRMDAMGESDVQYAASGELHDPERGYEHANLDHDVQRALDSLVPEYRAAVVLCDIEGLSYEEIAVTLGIKLGTVRSRIHRARSQLRVLLAHRSRRPAGDVTGTGSLALLEALATEKAS is encoded by the coding sequence ATGCGCGACTCTGACCATCCGGCCTCGTCCCTCTCTCCTGAGCCTGTGCGCGCCGCTGCGCCCGAGGCGGGAGCCCCCGCGTGGGAAGCGCCGAGCTGGGAGTCGATCGTTCAGGACCACTCCGCACGCGTGTACCGGCTCGCATACCGGTTGACCGGCAACCAGCACGATGCCGAAGATCTCACCCAGGACGTCTTCGTCCGCGTGTTCCGCTCCCTCAAGGGGTACACACCGGGCACCTTCGAAGGCTGGCTGCACCGGATCACGACGAACCTCTTTCTCGACCAGGTCCGACGCAAGCAGCGCATCCGCATGGACGCGATGGGGGAGAGCGACGTGCAGTATGCCGCGAGCGGTGAGCTGCACGATCCCGAGCGCGGCTACGAGCACGCCAACCTCGATCACGATGTCCAGCGTGCGCTGGACTCGCTGGTGCCCGAGTACCGCGCCGCTGTCGTGCTCTGCGACATCGAAGGGCTGTCCTACGAGGAGATCGCCGTCACCCTCGGTATCAAGCTGGGGACCGTCCGGTCGCGGATCCACCGTGCGCGGTCCCAGCTGCGGGTGCTCTTGGCGCACCGGTCACGTCGTCCAGCCGGTGACGTCACCGGGACGGGATCGCTCGCGCTCCTCGAGGCCCTCGCGACCGAGAAGGCCTCGTGA
- the trpS gene encoding tryptophan--tRNA ligase: MATDAPRPRILSGMQPTDDSLTLGNYIGALTQWVALQDSYDTLYMMADLHALTVNPDPVKLRERTRRTLAQYLAGGVDPERSTLFVQSHVAEHAQLAWILSCQTGFGEASRMTQFKDKSAKQGTEGTTVGLFTYPVLMAADILLYDAARVPVGEDQRQHLEITRDLAERLNTRFGAGTVVVPEAHIVKAVSKIYDLQEPTAKMSKSGTSKGTIWLLDDPAVSAKKIRSAVTDAGSEIRFDPATKPGVSNLLTIFSSLTGQTVSELETEYAGKQYGNLKVDLAGVMVDFLTPFQARANQYLADPAELDRILARGAEQARSVARETIARVYDRVGLLPAVVEPR, encoded by the coding sequence ATGGCCACCGATGCACCGCGTCCCAGGATCCTCTCCGGCATGCAACCGACCGACGACTCGTTGACGCTCGGAAACTACATCGGTGCTCTCACCCAGTGGGTGGCCCTCCAGGACTCCTACGACACGCTGTACATGATGGCCGACCTGCACGCGCTGACGGTCAACCCCGACCCGGTGAAGCTGCGCGAGCGCACACGCCGGACCCTGGCCCAGTACCTGGCCGGTGGCGTCGACCCTGAGCGGTCGACCCTCTTCGTCCAGTCGCACGTGGCCGAGCACGCACAGCTCGCGTGGATCCTGTCGTGTCAGACGGGGTTCGGCGAGGCGAGCCGGATGACCCAGTTCAAGGACAAGTCTGCAAAGCAGGGGACCGAAGGCACGACTGTCGGGCTCTTCACCTATCCCGTCCTCATGGCGGCGGACATCTTGCTCTACGACGCGGCCCGCGTCCCGGTCGGAGAAGACCAGCGCCAGCACCTCGAGATCACGCGCGACCTCGCTGAGCGGCTCAACACGCGGTTCGGCGCGGGCACGGTGGTCGTGCCGGAGGCGCACATCGTCAAGGCGGTGTCGAAGATCTACGACCTCCAGGAACCGACGGCCAAGATGAGCAAGTCGGGGACAAGCAAGGGCACCATCTGGTTGCTCGACGACCCGGCCGTCTCCGCGAAGAAGATTCGCTCGGCCGTGACCGACGCCGGCTCGGAGATCCGCTTCGACCCGGCGACGAAGCCTGGCGTCTCGAATCTGCTGACCATCTTCTCCTCCCTCACGGGCCAGACGGTCAGCGAGCTCGAGACCGAGTATGCGGGTAAGCAGTACGGCAACCTCAAGGTGGACCTCGCGGGCGTGATGGTGGACTTCCTCACGCCGTTCCAGGCCCGCGCGAACCAGTACCTGGCTGACCCTGCTGAGCTCGACCGGATCCTCGCACGCGGTGCTGAGCAAGCCAGGTCTGTCGCGCGAGAGACGATCGCCCGGGTCTACGACCGTGTCGGGCTGCTCCCTGCTGTGGTCGAACCCCGGTGA
- a CDS encoding succinate dehydrogenase iron-sulfur subunit — MTATIEQAPQAEMGAIPSFEVTIRLRRYLPESSHGDEAYWEDFTVTAYGTDRVLDALHKIKWEHDGSLTFRRSCAHGVCGSDAVRINGRNRLACKTLLKDVNPDKPITVEPIKGLPVIKDLVVDMEPFFASYREIMPFLITTGNEPSKERIQSAEQRERFDDTTKCILCAACTSSCPVFWTDGQYFGPAAIVNAHRFIFDSRDDGAEQRLEILNDKEGVWRCRTTFNCTEACPRGIEVTKAIQEVKRAMITRAF; from the coding sequence ATGACTGCAACCATAGAACAGGCACCTCAGGCAGAGATGGGCGCGATCCCGAGCTTCGAGGTCACGATCCGGCTCCGCCGGTACCTTCCCGAGTCGTCGCACGGCGACGAAGCGTACTGGGAAGACTTCACGGTCACGGCCTACGGGACCGACCGCGTCCTCGACGCGCTCCACAAGATCAAGTGGGAGCACGACGGCTCGCTGACCTTCCGCCGTTCCTGCGCGCACGGTGTCTGCGGCTCGGATGCTGTCCGCATCAACGGCCGCAACAGGCTCGCGTGCAAGACGCTCCTCAAGGACGTCAACCCGGACAAGCCCATCACCGTCGAACCCATCAAGGGTCTGCCTGTGATCAAGGACCTCGTCGTGGACATGGAGCCGTTCTTCGCGTCCTACCGCGAGATCATGCCGTTCCTCATCACGACAGGCAACGAGCCGAGCAAGGAGCGCATCCAGTCTGCTGAGCAGCGCGAGCGCTTCGACGACACCACAAAGTGCATCCTGTGCGCCGCGTGCACGTCCTCGTGCCCGGTCTTCTGGACCGATGGCCAGTACTTCGGTCCGGCGGCGATCGTCAACGCGCACCGCTTCATCTTCGACTCCCGCGACGACGGCGCAGAGCAGCGGCTCGAGATCCTCAACGACAAGGAAGGCGTGTGGCGCTGCCGCACGACCTTCAACTGCACCGAGGCCTGCCCTCGTGGCATCGAGGTCACCAAGGCCATCCAAGAGGTCAAGCGAGCGATGATCACGCGCGCGTTCTGA
- a CDS encoding anti-sigma factor family protein gives MSPHLGSQVSALVDGQLDAAARDRALVHVAGCSRCAGDLVAARDARQSLRGQLTEVLPAPELVSRLLALSVDDGPGAQRIPCPPGASSSWSGEDLPPRSLALCGDLRDGGLPRWARAGALSALAVTGIAAAGLFVLGARPVVVPSRATTDALSVLASAPLPLRSTDGPAPVVLEIPTSVGAAPTDDVFGWLGEHGWERPATLPDGVRLTQVRFAGDNDGILEVDLESPLGRVVVREQKGRLDSTALDGTAQSIGGNPVYVVSETPVHLVWQSSDTVIDVVSEMDLEDVLQLVSTFTVDEFDTGFQARVERGWSTLTGVL, from the coding sequence GTGAGCCCCCATCTCGGCTCGCAGGTGAGCGCTCTGGTCGACGGCCAGCTGGACGCGGCGGCGCGCGACCGGGCGCTCGTCCACGTGGCCGGGTGCTCGCGGTGTGCGGGTGATCTCGTGGCTGCGCGTGATGCACGACAGTCCCTCCGGGGGCAGCTGACCGAGGTTCTGCCGGCCCCGGAGCTTGTGTCGCGGCTCCTCGCGCTGAGCGTCGACGACGGGCCGGGCGCACAGCGGATCCCGTGCCCGCCGGGAGCGTCGTCCTCGTGGTCGGGCGAAGACCTGCCGCCCCGCTCGCTCGCGCTCTGCGGTGACCTTCGCGACGGTGGCCTGCCTCGGTGGGCCCGCGCGGGCGCGCTCAGCGCACTCGCAGTGACGGGGATCGCGGCAGCCGGTCTGTTCGTGCTCGGTGCGCGCCCTGTGGTCGTGCCGTCCCGCGCGACGACCGACGCGCTGTCTGTCCTGGCGTCCGCGCCGCTTCCGCTCCGATCGACCGACGGCCCGGCACCCGTCGTCCTGGAGATCCCGACGTCGGTCGGAGCAGCACCCACGGACGACGTCTTCGGGTGGTTGGGCGAGCACGGCTGGGAACGGCCGGCGACACTCCCCGACGGCGTCCGACTGACTCAGGTGCGGTTCGCCGGAGACAACGACGGAATCCTCGAGGTCGACCTCGAGAGCCCGCTCGGACGCGTGGTCGTGCGCGAGCAGAAGGGCAGGCTCGACTCGACCGCGCTCGACGGCACCGCGCAGAGCATCGGGGGCAACCCGGTCTATGTCGTCTCCGAGACGCCGGTCCACCTCGTGTGGCAGTCCTCGGACACCGTCATCGACGTCGTCTCGGAGATGGACCTCGAGGACGTGCTACAACTTGTCTCCACGTTCACCGTCGATGAGTTCGACACCGGATTCCAGGCGCGTGTCGAGCGCGGCTGGTCCACTCTGACAGGAGTCCTCTAG
- a CDS encoding Sec-independent protein translocase TatB, giving the protein MFGINGGELIIILVLAVLVIGPERLPGYAEQLATLVRRGKGFLAEAKVKVTEELGPEIGDVDWAQLDPRRYDPRRIVRDALLEDTVLDPRTKKTKTGAGPAGGAAAAATGVGLTKAAARPAPEQRLEAGAPAPFDAEAT; this is encoded by the coding sequence GTGTTCGGAATCAACGGCGGCGAGCTCATCATCATCCTCGTCCTCGCAGTGCTCGTGATCGGGCCTGAACGGCTCCCCGGGTACGCGGAGCAGCTTGCGACCCTCGTGCGCAGGGGCAAAGGCTTCCTGGCCGAGGCCAAGGTCAAGGTCACCGAGGAGCTCGGCCCCGAGATCGGTGACGTCGACTGGGCCCAGCTCGACCCGCGCCGCTACGACCCGCGGCGCATCGTCCGAGACGCCTTGCTCGAGGACACAGTCCTCGATCCGCGGACCAAGAAGACGAAGACCGGTGCGGGTCCCGCCGGGGGAGCAGCCGCGGCGGCGACGGGCGTCGGACTGACGAAGGCTGCGGCGCGGCCTGCGCCTGAGCAGCGGCTCGAGGCCGGAGCGCCTGCCCCGTTCGACGCCGAGGCGACCTGA